The following proteins are co-located in the Vigna angularis cultivar LongXiaoDou No.4 chromosome 2, ASM1680809v1, whole genome shotgun sequence genome:
- the LOC108318760 gene encoding uncharacterized protein LOC108318760: protein MPNWELRNCCDHDQKVFIGCVAGFTVVILVLWRTFVLTPFKLITVFLHEASHAIACWLTCGKVEGIQVHANEGGVTQTRGGIYWVILPAGYLGSSFWGMALILASTNLLTAKIAAGCFIAALIVVLFLAKNWTLRGLCIGFIVFIAVIWVLQEKTTVHVLRYVILFIGVMNSLFSVYDIYDDLISRRVNSSDAEKFAEVCPCPCNGFGWGVIWGMISFAFLCGSLYLGLVILSG from the exons ATGCCCAACTGGGAGCTCAGGAACTGTTGTGACCATGACCAGAAGGTCTTCATTGGTTGTGTTGCTGGCTTCACCGTTGTAATCCTTGTG CTATGGAGGACCTTTGTACTTACACCTTTTAAGCTCATCACTGTGTTTCTGCATGAAGCTAGTCATGCCATTGCTTGCTGGCTCACTTGTGGCAAG GTGGAAGGAATTCAGGTTCACGCAAATGAGGGTGGGGTAACCCAGACACGTGGTGGAATATACTGGGTGATCTTGCCTGCTGGAT ATCTTGGTTCGTCATTTTGGGGAATGGCTTTGATACTTGCATCCACAAATCTTCTCACCGCAAAAATTGCTGCTGGTTGCTTTATTGCTGCTCTGATTGTTGTGCTCTTTCTTGCAAAAAAT TGGACACTTCGAGGACTATGTATTG gatttattgtttttattgctGTTATTTGGGTTCTGCAAGAGAAAACAACAGTTCATGTCCTTCGCTATGTCATTCTCTTTATTG GTGTCATGAACAGTTTGTTTTCAGTTTATG ATATTTACGATGATTTAATATCTCGAAGAGTCAACTCTAGTGACGCTGAAAAGTTTGCAGAAGTTTGTCCATGCCCTTGTAATGGTTTTGGCTGGGGAGTTATTTG GGGGATGATATCATTTGCATTTCTTTGCGGATCTTTGTACCTTGGCTTGGTCATATTATCAG GTTGA